One stretch of Candidatus Dadabacteria bacterium DNA includes these proteins:
- a CDS encoding ATP-binding protein: protein MAVGSQKRRKATGCRECSGRGYMISPENGQYARMQVCDCISECNNCGGSGTVFLVNERGYRYLERCGLCGITRLKVRRYNNAKIPSKYAGVLRSDDIDLRDQDSRSQYTAMEYVKSFVDKYPDKKGFLLMGGPGVGKTRLAVGAIAELTLQKAVECVFTDFFFLLGDLRKAYSEGIPENEIIGPLINAEILVIDEMGKGKSSEWERNILDQLISKRYNSSKKTLVTTNYVAKESLPKRSKNKTEILEERVGERIVSRLYEMCTPLFIEGSDYRKGEVST from the coding sequence ATGGCTGTAGGATCTCAGAAACGGCGCAAGGCGACCGGTTGCCGGGAATGTTCCGGCAGGGGTTACATGATTTCCCCTGAGAACGGTCAGTACGCCCGCATGCAAGTCTGCGACTGCATCTCCGAATGTAATAACTGCGGGGGGTCTGGAACGGTATTCTTGGTGAATGAAAGGGGCTACAGGTATCTTGAGCGCTGCGGGCTCTGCGGAATAACGAGACTTAAGGTAAGGCGATACAACAACGCGAAAATTCCATCGAAGTACGCGGGTGTTCTGCGTTCAGACGATATAGACCTCCGCGACCAAGACTCAAGGAGTCAGTATACGGCGATGGAATATGTGAAATCGTTTGTTGACAAGTACCCGGATAAAAAAGGCTTTCTGCTTATGGGAGGTCCGGGGGTTGGCAAAACACGCCTAGCAGTAGGGGCCATAGCGGAGCTTACCCTCCAGAAAGCCGTTGAATGTGTGTTTACCGATTTTTTCTTTCTGCTTGGAGACCTGCGGAAAGCCTATTCCGAGGGAATTCCCGAAAACGAGATAATAGGGCCGCTAATAAACGCGGAAATTCTGGTTATAGACGAAATGGGGAAGGGCAAAAGCTCCGAATGGGAGCGGAACATCCTCGATCAGCTCATCTCCAAGCGCTATAATTCCTCGAAGAAAACCCTTGTTACCACCAACTACGTGGCCAAGGAGTCACTGCCTAAAAGATCCAAGAATAAAACGGAAATACTTGAGGAGAGGGTGGGGGAGAGGATAGTTTCTAGGCTTTACGAGATGTGCACCCCGCTTTTCATTGAGGGGAGCGATTATAGAAAAGGAGAAGTCTCGACTTAA